Proteins from a single region of candidate division KSB1 bacterium:
- a CDS encoding BatA domain-containing protein, which translates to MFSFLQSYFLYGLFAVSLPILIHLFNRRKATRVPFSTIFFLKELQKKQMSRLKLRQIILLLLRALVIAMAVMAMARPTIRSSSFFLGKANVRTAAAIVLDNSLSMRWEGPAGTRYSSAVKSVSNILKQLNHGDQISLFVPCPVGDLSSQQTFETPDAIINLLKNSSASMLYGNMFQTVNQAAAYLDKSIFPNKEMYILSDFQKSSWQLEDLKETSLEVSGVRYFTIDLSDVEDRNAGLIKVELQEQIIELSRPVAVIADIGNFGNGDLEDLMVHAFLMENRVGQNTLSIPKSRSENISFNLTLKETGFISGMVELEDDPLLEDNRGYFTFYLHKKISILLLGDQEDLDYLKLALAPKPEQNRLFVFKRVNQLQNLDIPLSQFPVVIMADQSILSESDIARLIQYVHGGGHMIFFPGGQTDIRGLNERFLTPLGAPVFRGSTGTLGKVESYIGWGSIDFKHPIFSNVFRGKIDKLDSPQFYFRLNLDSQSGGADVIKYNDNSPFLHVSNIEKGTIFLFTSGLDPEWNNMVYKSIFPPLIYRSVIYLASQNQQQASTSMVGEELQSELYDPEASYSILRPDGVEEKVTPKQTGISLQIRYTNTKIPGIYKLLKGTTVIKQWAVNVDTKESGFERISLKDLDDILAGQSMALSVSGAFGEQIKKNRFGSEFTKWFFILAIVFMICEMLLSREDLLSNIPGIKKLVKENE; encoded by the coding sequence ATGTTTTCCTTTTTACAAAGTTATTTTTTATATGGATTGTTTGCGGTAAGCCTGCCAATCCTTATCCATTTGTTTAACCGGCGCAAAGCCACACGAGTACCATTTAGCACCATTTTTTTCCTTAAAGAATTGCAGAAAAAACAGATGAGCCGTCTGAAGCTTAGACAGATCATCCTTTTACTCCTTAGAGCCTTGGTTATCGCAATGGCAGTTATGGCAATGGCAAGACCAACAATACGATCGAGTAGTTTTTTCCTGGGGAAAGCAAATGTTCGAACTGCTGCGGCAATAGTACTGGACAATTCATTAAGTATGCGTTGGGAGGGCCCTGCCGGTACTCGTTATAGTTCGGCTGTAAAATCCGTAAGCAATATCTTGAAGCAATTGAACCATGGAGATCAAATAAGTCTTTTTGTACCTTGTCCGGTTGGAGACTTGTCTTCCCAACAAACTTTTGAAACTCCGGATGCCATAATAAATTTACTTAAAAATTCTTCGGCAAGTATGCTTTATGGGAATATGTTCCAAACCGTTAATCAAGCCGCAGCTTACTTGGACAAGTCAATTTTTCCGAATAAAGAAATGTATATTCTTTCGGATTTTCAAAAAAGTTCATGGCAGCTTGAAGACCTGAAAGAAACCTCACTTGAAGTATCCGGGGTACGCTATTTCACGATTGATTTGAGTGATGTAGAGGATCGTAATGCCGGCCTTATAAAAGTAGAATTACAAGAGCAGATCATTGAATTAAGCAGGCCTGTTGCTGTTATTGCAGACATCGGTAATTTTGGCAATGGCGACCTGGAAGACTTGATGGTACATGCTTTTTTAATGGAAAATAGAGTGGGGCAAAATACGTTGAGTATTCCAAAAAGCAGAAGCGAAAATATTTCTTTTAACCTAACATTAAAAGAAACTGGCTTTATTTCTGGCATGGTGGAACTGGAAGACGATCCGCTTCTGGAAGACAACCGGGGATATTTTACTTTTTATCTTCATAAGAAGATCTCCATACTTTTGCTTGGCGATCAAGAAGATTTGGATTATCTGAAACTTGCTCTTGCACCCAAACCCGAACAAAACCGGTTATTCGTTTTTAAACGTGTGAATCAACTGCAGAATTTGGATATTCCCCTTTCTCAATTCCCGGTTGTAATTATGGCGGATCAATCCATTTTATCTGAAAGTGATATTGCCAGACTCATCCAATATGTTCACGGTGGCGGACATATGATCTTTTTTCCTGGCGGCCAAACCGATATTCGAGGCCTAAATGAGAGATTTCTAACTCCCCTTGGAGCTCCGGTATTTCGAGGCAGTACGGGAACCCTGGGAAAAGTTGAATCTTACATTGGCTGGGGATCAATAGATTTCAAGCACCCGATATTTTCAAATGTGTTCCGCGGGAAAATTGATAAATTGGATTCGCCGCAGTTTTACTTTCGGCTAAATCTCGATTCTCAATCAGGTGGAGCCGATGTAATCAAATACAATGATAACTCTCCGTTTCTCCATGTTTCAAATATCGAAAAAGGAACTATCTTTTTGTTTACATCAGGGTTGGATCCCGAATGGAATAACATGGTCTATAAGTCTATTTTTCCACCATTGATTTACCGGAGTGTAATTTATTTGGCATCACAAAATCAGCAACAAGCTTCTACATCGATGGTTGGCGAAGAACTTCAAAGTGAACTCTATGATCCTGAAGCGTCTTATTCGATTCTGAGGCCTGATGGTGTGGAAGAAAAGGTTACACCGAAGCAAACTGGTATTTCTCTTCAGATCCGCTATACCAATACAAAAATTCCTGGAATTTATAAGTTACTAAAAGGCACTACTGTGATCAAACAATGGGCTGTGAACGTCGATACTAAAGAGTCAGGTTTCGAAAGGATTTCACTTAAAGACCTGGATGATATATTAGCAGGGCAATCTATGGCGCTATCTGTTAGTGGGGCTTTTGGAGAACAGATTAAAAAAAACAGGTTTGGTAGTGAATTTACTAAGTGGTTTTTTATACTAGCAATCGTGTTCATGATTTGTGAAATGTTATTATCGCGGGAAGACCTCCTATCAAATATTCCCGGCATTAAAAAGTTAGTGAAGGAGAATGAATAA
- the hflX gene encoding GTPase HflX — protein sequence MPIQKEWEVNDYLDELSLLVNTAGAEVVDRIIQERKKIDPAYFIGKGKALELAEKVKKLKLDLVVFDDDLTPAQVRNLENITEAKVIDRSGLILDIFARRAKTREAKTQVELAQLEYLRPRLTRRWSHLSRQEGGIGTRGPGETQLETDRRLIDKRISNLKADLKKISQQRGTRRQNRKDLFKVALVGYTNTGKSTILNALTNAEVVTENRLFVTLDPTVRGFQIGSEIRILLIDTVGFIRKLPHNLVASFRSTLEETIFADLLLHIVDISHPLFEDQVQSVNHVLSELNISDKPTITVFNKIDLLKNKSNIDYLREKYEPAIFISATRGYLLSDLTVALREAYEKNILIKEIKVQSNTSNILNAISTLGTILDTNSCADGFYIKFKISKINDSKLETILKKYDEKVTEI from the coding sequence ATGCCCATTCAAAAAGAATGGGAAGTAAATGACTATCTGGATGAACTAAGTTTGTTGGTTAATACCGCCGGGGCCGAGGTAGTCGATCGAATAATTCAGGAGCGGAAAAAAATCGATCCCGCATATTTTATCGGGAAAGGAAAAGCTTTAGAGCTGGCTGAGAAAGTTAAGAAATTGAAATTGGATTTGGTTGTTTTCGATGATGATCTTACTCCGGCTCAAGTACGAAACCTGGAAAATATTACAGAAGCAAAAGTAATAGATAGAAGCGGGTTAATTCTGGATATTTTCGCGAGGCGGGCAAAGACCCGAGAAGCAAAAACCCAAGTAGAGCTTGCTCAATTAGAATATCTTCGACCCCGGTTAACCCGTCGTTGGAGCCACCTTTCCCGGCAGGAAGGGGGTATTGGCACAAGGGGTCCGGGAGAAACACAGTTAGAAACAGATCGCCGGCTGATTGATAAGCGGATATCGAATTTAAAAGCGGATTTGAAAAAAATATCCCAGCAACGAGGTACACGACGACAAAACAGGAAAGATCTTTTTAAGGTGGCTCTTGTCGGATATACCAACACTGGTAAATCTACTATTTTAAATGCACTAACAAACGCAGAAGTAGTTACCGAGAACCGTTTGTTTGTTACACTTGATCCAACGGTTCGAGGGTTTCAGATTGGCTCGGAGATTCGAATTCTTTTGATTGATACGGTTGGTTTTATTCGAAAATTACCGCACAACCTGGTAGCTTCATTTCGTAGTACATTGGAAGAAACGATTTTCGCCGATTTATTGCTGCATATTGTAGATATTAGCCATCCTTTATTTGAGGACCAGGTACAATCTGTAAACCATGTGCTCAGCGAATTAAATATTTCTGATAAACCCACAATTACAGTCTTCAACAAAATCGATCTGCTCAAAAATAAAAGTAACATTGATTATTTAAGAGAAAAGTATGAACCCGCAATTTTCATTTCTGCAACACGGGGTTATTTATTATCTGACCTAACCGTAGCCCTTCGTGAAGCTTATGAAAAGAATATTCTCATTAAAGAAATTAAGGTTCAATCAAATACATCTAATATACTTAACGCAATAAGTACTTTAGGGACAATTCTGGACACGAATTCATGTGCTGATGGTTTTTATATCAAATTTAAAATATCTAAAATTAATGATAGTAAATTGGAAACCATATTAAAAAAATATGATGAGAAAGTAACCGAGATTT